The Euphorbia lathyris chromosome 8, ddEupLath1.1, whole genome shotgun sequence genome has a window encoding:
- the LOC136203449 gene encoding homeobox-leucine zipper protein ATHB-8-like — MMTVASACYKDIVMDNGKYVRYTPEQVEALERLYHECPKPSSMRRQQLIRECPILSNIEPKQIKVWFQNRRCREKQRIEASRLQAVNRKLTAMNKLLMEENDRLQKQVSHLVYENTFFRQHTQNNATADTNTSCESVVTSGQHNLTPQQHPPKDASPAGLLSIAEETLAVFLSKATGTAVEWVQMPGMKPGPDSIGIVAISHGCPGVAARACGLVGLEPTRVAEILKDRLSWFRDCRAVDVLNALSTGNGGTIELLYMQLYAPTTLAPARDFWLLRYTSVLEDGSLVVCERSLNNTQNGPSMPPTQHFVRAEMLPSGYLIRPCEGGGSIIHLVDHMDLEPWSVPEVLRPLYESSALLAQKTTMAALRHLRQISQEVSQPNVSGWGRRPAALRALSQRLSKGFNEAVNGFNDEGWSLLESDGMDDVTVLINSSPAKMMGLNIAYANDFPSMSNGVLCAKASMLLQNVPPAILLRFLREHRSEWADSGIDAYAAAAVKAGPCTLPVSPAGNFGGQVILPLAHTIEHEEFMEVIKLENMGYREDMMMPGDIFLLQLCSGVDENSVGSCAELIFAPIDASFSDDAPIIPCGFRIIPLDSRMDTSSPNRTLDLASALEVGAAGNKMCGDVSGHCGSTKSVMTIAFQFAFEMHLQDNVASMARQYVRSIIASVQRVALALSPSGVGSNPGFRPHPGAPEAHTLARWICQSYKCYLGVELVKDEGSEPVLKSLWHHSDAVLCCSLKGVPVFTFGNQAGLDMLETTLVALQDMSLEKIFDENGRKALWSEFPQIMQQGFMWVEGGMCVSSMGRPISYERAVAWKVLNQEEEETAHCICFMFINWSFV; from the exons ATGATGACGGTTGCTTCGGCCTGCTACAAGGATATAGTCATGGACAACGGCAAGTACGTTAGGTACACGCCGGAGCAGGTGGAAGCTCTCGAGAGACTCTACCATGAATGCCCCAAGCCAAGCTCTATGCGCCGCCAACAGTTGATTCGGGAATGTCCTATTCTTTCTAACATTGAGCCTAAGCAGATCAAAGTTTGGTTCCAGAATCGACG ATGTAGAGAAAAACAGCGGATAGAGGCATCAAGACTTCAAGCTGTCAATAGGAAGTTAACAGCCATGAATAAGTTGTTAATGGAGGAGAATGATAGGTTGCAAAAGCAGGTCTCGCATCTCGTCTATGAGAACACTTTTTTCCGCCAACACACACAAAATAAT GCGACCGCAGACACAAATACAAGCTGTGAATCGGTGGTGACAAGTGGTCAGCACAATTTGACTCCTCAGCAGCATCCCCCAAAGGATGCCAGCCCTGCAGG ACTTTTGTCCATTGCAGAGGAGACTTTAGCAGTGTTTCTATCAAAGGCCACTGGAACTGCTGTGGAGTGGGTCCAAATGCCTGGGATGAAG CCTGGTCCGGATTCCATTGGAATCGTTGCTATTTCTCACGGTTGCCCTGGTGTGGCAGCACGTGCTTGCGGCCTTGTGGGTCTAGAACCTACCAGA GTCGCTGAAATCCTTAAAGATCGGCTATCATGGTTCCGTGATTGTCGAGCTGTGGATGTTCTAAATGCCTTGTCTACTGGGAATGGTGGAACCATTGAACTGCTTTACATGCAA CTCTATGCTCCTACAACTTTGGCACCAGCTCGTGACTTCTGGTTGCTTAGATACACTTCTGTTTTGGAGGACGGCAGTCTTGTG GTTTGCGAGAGATCGCTTAACAACACTCAGAATGGCCCGAGCATGCCACCTACACAGCATTTTGTGAGGGCTGAAATGCTGCCTAGTGGGTATTTGATTAGACCGTGTGAAGGTGGTGGATCAATTATTCACTTAGTTGATCATATGGATTTAGAG CCTTGGAGTGTACCTGAAGTGTTGCGGCCGCTCTATGAATCCTCAGCACTTCTAGCTCAGAAGACAACAATGGCA GCGTTACGACATTTGAGGCAGATTTCTCAAGAAGTTTCGCAGCCAAATGTCTCTGGATGGGGGAGAAGACCTGCTGCCTTACGTGCACTTAGTCAGAGACTGAGCAA AGGTTTTAATGAAGCTGTTAATGGGTTTAACGATGAAGGATGGTCTCTGTTAGAAAGTGATGGCATGGATGATGTTACAGTTCTAATCAACTCATCTCCTGCAAAAATGATGGGTCTTAATATTGCTTATGCCAATGATTTTCCATCTATGAGCAATGGAGTGCTTTGTGCCAAGGCATCTATGTTGTTACAG AATGTTCCTCCAGCAATACTTCTAAGGTTCTTGCGTGAACATCGATCAGAATGGGCAGACAGTGGTATTGATGCATATGCAGCTGCTGCTGTTAAAGCTGGTCCCTGTACATTGCCTGTTTCTCCGGCTGGAAATTTCGGGGGTCAGGTTATTCTTCCCTTAGCTCACACAATTGAGCATGAAGAG TTTATGGAGGTAATTAAACTTGAAAATATGGGCTACAGGGAGGACATGATGATGCCTGGTGACATCTTTCTCTTGCAA CTTTGTAGTGGAGTGGATGAGAATTCTGTGGGCTCCTGTGCTGAACTGATCTTTGCTCCAATTGATGCCTCATTTTCTGATGATGCACCCATTATTCCTTGTGGTTTCCGCATCATTCCTCTCGATTCTCGAATG GATACAAGTAGCCCAAATCGTACACTTGATCTAGCTTCTGCTCTTGAAGTTGGAGCTGCAGGAAACAAAATGTGTGGTGATGTTTCAGGGCATTGTGGGAGCACAAAATCAGTAATGACAATTGCATTCCAATTTGCATTTGAAATGCACCTTCAAGACAACGTAGCATCCATGGCTCGCCAATATGTTCGTAGTATTATAGCCTCGGTTCAAAGAGTGGCATTGGCTCTCTCTCCTTCTGGTGTTGGTTCCAATCCTGGTTTTCGGCCACATCCTGGAGCTCCTGAAGCTCACACTCTTGCACGCTGGATATGTCAAAGCTACAA GTGCTATTTAGGTGTGGAACTAGTGAAAGATGAAGGAAGTGAACCGGTCCTGAAATCACTTTGGCATCATTCTGATGCAGTACTGTGTTGCTCTTTGAAG GGTGTGCCAGTATTTACATTTGGAAATCAGGCAGGACTGGATATGCTAGAGACAACATTGGTTGCACTTCAAGATATGAGTTTAGAAAAGATATTTGATGAGAATGGAAGGAAGGCATTGTGGTCAGAGTTTCCTCAAATAATGCAACAG GGGTTTATGTGGGTTGAAGGTGGAATGTGTGTGTCAAGTATGGGAAGGCCAATATCGTATGAAAGAGCAGTGGCATGGAAGGTATTAAACCAAGAGGAAGAGGAGACTGCTCATTGCATTTGTTTTATGTTCATCAACTGGTCTTTTGTCTGA